One Oceanispirochaeta sp. genomic region harbors:
- a CDS encoding DUF3276 family protein: protein MGQRGEVFTLKRFVEEGGLTYFFNVKENRYGDLFLNLVESRKKDNRFVRFSLIVYSEDFKKFADIMETAVTKLKASVRDWEFELKTGSGKRKYTFNIKSAKNGELYLILAESRVGTDENYENVSIRVFKKNLDTFLDGFDQASSHMTPAE, encoded by the coding sequence ATGGGCCAAAGAGGAGAAGTCTTTACTTTAAAACGTTTTGTCGAAGAGGGAGGACTCACCTATTTTTTCAATGTAAAAGAGAACCGCTATGGCGACCTCTTTCTAAATCTAGTAGAAAGCCGGAAAAAGGATAACCGATTTGTCCGTTTTTCACTCATTGTATACTCGGAAGATTTCAAAAAATTCGCAGATATTATGGAAACAGCTGTTACAAAACTAAAAGCCTCTGTTCGAGACTGGGAATTTGAATTAAAAACTGGTTCGGGTAAAAGAAAGTATACTTTCAATATTAAATCTGCAAAAAACGGCGAACTCTACCTGATCCTGGCCGAAAGCAGGGTCGGCACAGATGAAAACTACGAGAATGTTTCTATTCGTGTTTTCAAGAAGAATCTAGATACATTTCTTGATGGATTTGACCAGGCATCCAGTCATATGACACCCGCAGAATGA